GATCGGCACTGTTTGCAGCCGCCCACGGCGCGCGAATGGCCTCCCGCCTCCGAACGGACTTGAACGCCGCGTCGCACGCCGGCTGCAATTTATTGGCCGGGGCGCGTTCGTCGGCGACAAGTTCGGCGAGTTCGACGGCGCGGCGGATGGCCTCCTGGTCGAACCGGTTCCACAGCCGCCGGCTCACGGCGCAAGCGAACAGACGCAGTTTCCTGGGAGTGAATGCCCCTCTCGGAGCACCCAACATCATCAGGTAGGGGTCTTTGCTGGCCAGCCATTCCGCTTCAGTCACCGGCGCCCCCTTGTTACACACAGCCATCACAGGGTAAGCCGAACTCGCCCGCCGAGACAACGGTGGCGGTCTACTAGATGACAGAAAGAGAAAAACAAAGTGTGGTCCGCTTTTCCAGGAAATCTTTCCCAATTTCTCATGCAGGCACAAATGGCATTGCGTATACTAAAGCACCAGTGTTCTGAAGCGTCTGTAGGGAATTGGGATTCTCGATCCGATGCCAACCCAAAACGGGAGAAGTGCGCAACAAATTCAATTTACCCAATCGAGTACACAATCACAACTTACAGCAATTATACAGCATTCAGCAGCCCCAAAATGTTAGCAAATGTTAGCCTCGGAGCCGAAGCCGCCGCCTACGAAAGGGTAGACGTTTCTTCGCCCCGGAGGGGCCGTCTGGCGTAGCACAGGGCGGGAGCCCTGTGCCAAAACCCGAAGCCGATCGTTACTCCGGCACAGCCAAGACCTTGATCTTCGGTTCACCTTCACACATCGGAATCACGGTTCCGAGCAGCGTTCCGGTGTGTTTCTCCTTCATGTGGGCTTCGAGCGCCGCGATGCCCTTGAAGTGCTCGTACATGACGTAAGTGGTCGGTTCGTCCGGGTCGCGGTTGAGGTAGTACGCGACGCACCCCGGTTCTTTCCGCGTGGCGGCCAGCGCCGGGGCGAACGCCTCCTCGAACTTCTTCTCGTTACCGGCCTTCACTTTAAACGTGACCAGGAGCGCGAACGGCTTCTTCTCGTCCTTGACCTTCGACTTGATGAGCGCGACAACCGGGTTCTCGTCGGCCGCGGGGGTTGGGGTAGCGACCACAAGCAGCGCAAGTGGAGCGGTCAGTAGTAGCGCACGAAACATGGGTCCGTCTCCTTGGTAATTTGGGCCGAGCTATCGAACCACACCGCGTGCGCGATTGCACGCGGAAAACTGCGGTTGCTCACATCCAAAACTTTAGGGAGAATCTCCCGCCCTCAATGCCGGGAAGGGAATCCCCATGCGCGAACTGAACATTGCGGTTCTGGACGAGGAATTGCCGTTCCCACTAACGTCGGGAAAGCGGATTCGCACCTTCAACTTGCTCCAGCGCCTCGCGACGCGGCACAAAGTGACGGTCCTCTGCCACCGGAACCCGGACCGCAACGAATCCCTGGACGCCGAAGACGCCTTCCGCGCGGCTGGCATCGCGACGGTCGTCGTGGACCGAGCGGTGCCGTCGAAATCCGGGGCCGGCTTCTACGCGCGACTGGCGGGGAACCTGCTCTCCCCCCTCCCCTACTCGGTCAGCACGCACGCCAGCCCCGAACTGTCCGAGGCGGTTCGCGCGTTCGCGAACGAGAACGCCGTCGACGTGTGGCACTGCGAGTGGACGCCTTACGCCCAGGTGCTGCGCGACGCACTGGGTCCGCGCCTCGATTCCGTTCCGTGGACCGTCATGGCCCACAACGTCGAATCGCTCATCTGGCAGCGCTACGTGGAAACGGCCGATAACCCGGCGAAGCGGTGGTACATCCGCAAGCAGTTGAAGAAGTTCGAGCGGTTCGAGCGCTGGGCCTATTCCAACGCGACCGCGTCGATTGCCGTGAGCCGCGAGGACGCGACGCTCATGCGCACGGAGTTCGGCGCAACTCGCACGCGGGTCGTTGATAACGGCGTGGACGTCAATTACTTCCGCCCGCAACGCGACATCGAACGCGATCCGGCCCAAATGCTCTTCATGGGCAGCCTCGACTGGCGCCCGAACCAGGACGCCGCGGAACAGCTTCTCAACGAAGTCCTGCCCCGCGTGCGTGCCCGTGTTCCGCACGCGACGGCCGTGCTGGTAGGTCGCCGACCGCCCGAGTGGTTGCGTGTACTGGCCGCGGCAACTCCCGGAGCAGAGCTTCACGCCGACGTGCCCGACGTGCGCCCATTCCTCGCACGCTGCGGGTTCCTCACGGTGCCGCTGCGGATCGGCGGCGGGTCACGACTGAAAATCCTCGAAGCACTCTCGGCCGAAACACCCGTCGTCAGCACGCGGGTCGGGGCCGAAGGACTGGAACTGACGCCGAACCGCGACCTGTTCGTCGCGAATTCGACCGACGAACTGGTGAACCTGACGCTCGACGCGATCCAGCGCCCGGACGAACTGCAAGACACCGCCGAGCGCGGCCGGCGCCAGGTTCTGGCCCGCTACTCGTGGGAACTGCTCGCCGAGCGGCTCGACAGCGTGTGGACCGCGGTCGCCCGCAATCCGGCTCTGGCCGAAGCCTAACCGGTTGCGATTTTTTGCATTGGGCGCGTTTCCGGGTGTCACGCGAATGTAACATTTCGCATTTGCCAAGCGCGAAGCCGGGGTCGCTCGTCGAGTAAGGTGACTCTCCCCGTTCCTCTCTCCGAGGAACGGCCAGTTTCCTCAATTCGATGAGGTTTCTCGCCATGTTTAGCGCGAAGTGGCTACTGTTGGGCGTTCCGGTCGCGGGCGCGGTCGGACTGGGTGTGGGCGTCGATCAGTGGCTCAGCGCGGCCGGCGAAGCGAAGCAAGACCTCAAACCCTCCACCGTTCTCCCGATTACTCGCGTGATCCTGTTCAACAGTGGCGTGGGATACTTCTCGCGCTCGGGCGAAGTGGAGGGTGACGCGCGCGTCGATCTCACGTTCCCCGAGAGCGACGTGAACGACCTGCTCAAGAGCATGGTCCTTGAGGACTTCGGGAACGGGCGCGTTTCCGCCGTGAGCTACGACTCCCGCGAACCCATCGCGCGCACGCTCAGCTCGTTCGCAATCAACCTGAACGGGAATCCCACATTCGCCGGGATTATTGCCCAACTGCGTGGCGAACGCATCGAAGTCGCGATCAGCGCGACGGCAGCCAATCAGCCGGGCAAGCTCACCGGAACCATCGTCGGAATCGAGAAACAAAAAATCCCCGCGGGCACACAGATTACCGATGCGGAAGTGCTGAACATGTGGTGCGCGGAGGGGATGCGCGCCGTCAAGATGAGCGACATCCAGTCCCTCCGATTCAGCAATCCCCTGATCGAGAGCGAGTTCCGGCGCGCCCTAGAAGTGCTGGCCCTGAGCCACGACAGCCAGAAGAAGGCGGTTCAGTTGCACTTCGCGGGCGAGGGCAAGCGCAAGGTCCAGGTCGGGTACGTGATCGACGCGCCCATCTGGAAGACCAGCTACCGCCTCCTCCTGAAGGACCAAGAGAAGCCCTATTTGCAGGGCTGGGCGATGGTCGAGAACCCGACCGACGAGGACTGGTCCACGGTCAAGATGGCGCTCGTGAGCGGGCGCCCGATCTCGTTCAAGATGGACCTGTACAACCCGCTCTACATCAACCGACCCACCGTCGAACCCGAACTCTTCGCCTCGCTCCGGCCCGTTACCTACCGCGGTAATTTCAAGAGCAGCGCAGACGGGATCGCTTTCGACAGGCCACTCGGGGAGGCACGAGAAGCAAAACCCGACGCCAAACCGGGCGCCAAGGGTGGGTTCGGCCGCGGGGGTGCGGCACCGGCCGGAGCGTCGCCCGCGCTGGGCTACGCCGACGACAACATGGACGCGCTCAAGAAAGCGACCGTCGCGAACAATCCGGAAGCCCGGTACGGGAAGGACACTGCAGCAGAACTGGCTCGTCGCATGAGCACGGGAAGCGTCGGTAATGCAGCGACGGCGGGCGCGCTGGGCGACTTCTTCCAGTACACGATCGACCACCCGGTCACGCTGGTCCGGCAGAAGAGCGCGCTGCTCCCGATCGTGGGCAAGGACATCGAAGGGACGCGCGTCTCGATCTACAACGCGGGCGTGCAAGCGAAGCACCCGCTGCTCGGGCTGCGCCTCAAGAACACGAGTGGTGCGCACCTGAATCAAGGCCCGATCACGGTGTTCGAGGGGAGCACCTACGCTGGGGACACGCGCGTCCTCGACGTTCAACCCAACGAAGAGCGGCTCTTGAGCTACGCGATCGACCTGGGCACAGAAGTCGATCCGAAGGCCGGCGCGGGCAAACAGAAAATCACCAGTATTAAAGCCGTGAAGGGCATCGTGACAACCACGACCAAGGTTACGGAAGAGACGACGTACAAGGCGGTGAATCGCTCCCAGACGGACCGCACGCTGCTCATCGAGCACCCGAACCGGACGAGCCAACAGTTCAAACTGGTGGACACAGACAAGCCGGCCGAAGACACCCCCGAGGTGCTCCGGTTCCAGATCGCACTCAAGGCGGGTGATACGAAGTCATTCACCGTTAAGGAAGAGCGCGACGACGTGAGCACGATCGCGCTGACCAACGGCGCGGAGGACCAGATCCGGTACTTCGTGTCGCTCAACGAAATCAGCGCGGGGCTCAAGAACAAGCTCAACGAGGCGCTCAAGCTCAAGGGCGCCTGGGACAACACCGCGCGCGAACTGAACCACGTGAACGGCGACCTGCAGCGATTCACGGTGGACCAGGACCGGATTCGCAAGAACCTGCGCGAGACGCCGAAAGAGTCCGAGGTGTACGCCACGTACCTAAAGAAGCTCTCGGACCAGGAGAAGGAGATCGACGCCCTCACCGCCAAGCAGAAGGGCCTCACGGCCGACGAGTTCAACGCCCGTAAGAAGTACGAGGACTTCCTCGCCAACATCTCCGACTGAGGTGAGAGACCAACGAACGGCCCGCGAGTAAGTGCTCGCGGGCCGTTCGTTGCGCAACCTCTACCGAGCTACGCCGCACCGCTCACGCGCTCACCGCCAACGAACACCTGTTGCACGTTCAGCGCGCGATCGAGCACGACCAGATCCGCGCGCTTACCGACCTCCAGGCTGCCGATTTCGCTCTCAACACCGAGGATGCGAGCGGGCGTGAGGGACGCCATTCGTACCGCTTCCGGGAGCGGTACGCCGGCCGAAAAGTGCATCGTTCGCAAACAGTGATCCATCCCCATCACGCACGACGCCAGCGCGGTCCCGTCGAGTGTGACGCCCACGCCGTCCTTCTTCAGCACGCGCTCCCCGCTGCCAATCGCGCCGAACCAGTACTCGCCGTCGGGTTGGTCCACTGCGCGCATCGAATCGGTCACCAGCGCGAGCCGGTCCGGTCCCTTCACCTTGTACGCGAGCCGCAACAGGTCCGGCGACAGGTGCTTGCCGTCGGCGATGACTTCTGTCGAGAGTTCGTCGAAGAACAGCGTTGCTTCGAGCATCCCGCCGCGCATCGGGAACGCCTGCGAGAGCCGCAAGCGGGCGCGGTCGGACATCGCACAAAACAGGTGGTCGATGTGTCGCACGCCCCACGACACCGCGGCCTCCACCTGCGAGAACGTGCCGTGGCTGTGCCCCGCATTGAACCGCACCCCGCGCGGCGCGTAAGTGCGCACCAGCCACTCGGCGTTCTCGATTTCGGGTGCCACCGTCACCACGAGGGGCATCCGCTCGGCGAGCTTCGTGAAACGGTCCGCGTTCTCGGGTTTGGGAACCAGAAACTCCTGATCCGGGTGACACCCGCGTGCCGGGCGCGCGAAGTACGGGCCGTAAAAGTGACTCCCGATGATTCGCGCACCGCTAGGGACGTCACCGTACAGTTCCCCGCAGAGTGCGAGGAACTGATCGTACTGCGGACCGGTCGCGACCGTACTCGTGGGCGTGAGGCTCGTGGTCCCGTGGCGCGCGTGACACCGGCACACGGCGCGGAACGCCTCCGCGGTGCCGTCCATGAAGTCAGCCCCGTCGCCGCCGTGAACGTGTAGGTCCACGAACCCCGGCGCGAGGTACATCCCACCGAGATCGATCGCGCCTTTGGCCGGCCCACCGACTTCGACAATGCGCCCGCGATCGATCGCCACACTCGCGTTCGGTACGAGTCGGTCCGGGAGCACGAGCGTCGCGTTCGCGAAAACCGTTACAGCCATTTCATTTCCCCCAAATTTACCCAACTCATGTTAGCCCGCGGGGTCACACGCGACCGGCGTGTTGTTGTAGAACAACGGTAACGATCACCGGAGGCGAGTCATGGCGCGGCGAAATCTGAACGGGTTACGGGTGCTGGTCACGGGTGCGTCACAGGGCATCGGTCGGGCGCTCGTACTGGAAGCCGCGAAGCGCGGGTGCAAGGTGCTGGCCGCAGCGCGCTCGCAGCCGCTATTAGATGAACTCGCGGCCGAAGCGCGCAAAGCCAACGGCGTCGTTCAGACGGTGGTCGCGGACGTGACCAAGCCCGAGGACCGGGCCGCGATGGTGGCGGCAGCGACACAGCATTTCGGCGGAATGGACGTGCTCATCAACAACGCCGGCATCGGTGCCACCGGGCACTTCATGGACTCCGAACCGGAAGTGCTACGCCAGATCTTCGAGACGAACTTCTTCGGGCTAACGGAAACGACGCGCGCCCTCCTCCCGCTGCTCAAACAAGGAACGACGCCCGCGATCGTGAACATCTCGTCGGTAGTGGGCAAACGGGCGCTCCCGGCGCGGTCGCTGTACTCGGCCAGCAAATTCGCCGTCATGGGGTTCAGCGAGGCCATCCGCGCCGAACTCGCGAAGGACAAGATCGACGTGATCGTCGTCTCGCCCGGCCTCACGCAAACGAACTTCTCGAAGAACATGCTGGAACAGAAAGCGAAGATGCAGCTCGACCACCTGCGCGGCATGACGAGCGAAGAGGTCGCGGTCGCGACGCTGAAAGCCGTCGAGCGCGGGAGTCTGGACGTGACGCTCACCCTCAAGGGCAAAATGCTGGTGCTGGTGAACCGGTTCGCGCCGTGGATCGTGGACTTCTTCTCGAAAAAGAAGGTGCGCGAACTGTTCGCCGACGAGATCGCCGAGCGCAAGAAGAAGCAATTGGAAGCGGCTGCCGCCAAATAGCGGCCTTGATTGCGAGCGACCGACTCACACCGGCCGCTCGCCTTGGTTCTCAATACCGCAGGATGAAATCCAGCGTGAACCGGTAGCGGAAGAGATCCTTCGGCCCCGCGAGCGGCACTTCAAAGCCCGCACCGAACTGTGCGCTCTCGGTGATCTTCACGCGCCCGCCGAGCGTACCCGTCAGCAGCCCGTTCTTGGCCTGCCCGCCGAAGTTAATCAGGTCGCGCCCCTCGCTCCCGATCGTCATCGCCTTGCCGCTCGACGTGTACAGGAACCAGTTCAGTTCCGCGAGCGGATAGAACCGGTGCAGGTTCCCCGCGTCGAAGTCCAAGTGGGCCGACAGCCAGTAGTAATCGCTCCGCTGGTTGTCCGTGCTGAACGAGTACCCCGACGCGATGATGCTGTTGAAACTCCCGAGCCGGAAGTCGCGTAAGAAGTTCTGACCGTAAGTCACATACGGCACGAGCGAGAGCGTTCCCGTGTCCTGGAACGTCGCCTTCGACCCGACCGGCAACTGGAACTGCAACCCGGCCGCGACGAGCGCCCCATTGTCTTCACCGCGGTAGAACGTGTACTTCGGCCCGAGCCACAGTTCCGCGAACCCGGTGTCGTCGGAGAACGGCGACCCGCTGCCCGTGTTCACCGAAACGCCACCGATCTTGTTGAACACGATCGACCAGCGGTCCGTGATCGCCACGCGCGCCTGCGCCCCGAAGAACGAGACGTTCCCACCGCGGAAGTCGCGCTGGTCGTTCGGCACCTTCTGGTAAATGAAGATCGGGCGCACTTCGGTGAGCGACCGCGGGTCTTCGGCCAGGAACGGGTTACTCAAAGGAGAGATAAACCCGTCGAACATGTGGTCGCTGCGGAACCACTCGCCGTTGCGGGCACCAAAAATCTTCTCGAACCCGTCGCCGAATTTACGCGACGCAGATTCGGCTTTCGGGGTCTTCGGTCCGGTCGGCTCTTTCTCGTCACGGAGTTCCGATCGCTTGGTCAGGAACTCGTTCACCGTGTCCGCGCCGGGCGGAGTGTACGCGGTGCGCGCGAGGGCCGAATCCACAACGGTTGTGGGCACCGGAGTAGCGGTGCTGTTTGGAGTCGGCGTGCCGAACGACGCGGCCGCAGTGGGGGCGCCAAACGATGCACCGCGCTGCGGCTTGCGCTCGGCGGGCGCGTCCACGAACCCAATAGGCGCGACACTCGGCTGTGGAGCGCGATCCGAAACCATGACCGGCGCACCGAGGATCGGCGGCGGGCGGGACGTATCACGGTTGGGAGTAACAGGGGTCGATTCCAACGACACGGGCGGACCGCCGGTCGGTTCGAGCGGGCCGGGCTGTTGCGCAACGGCCGGGCGCGCGACCCCGGTCGCCAACAACGTCAGCACTACCCACGACCCACGAGGCATGTCCGGCCTCCCTGCCGGGTCACGCGAAGGGCACAAGCTCTCGAGCGCGAGAGCGTTCACACCTTCGCACGACCTACGTTCCGCCCGACATCCTGCCGGGTATCCTTCACAATCGGCCGGCGCGCGTAGCCCGGTTGAGCACCTTCACCGAGAAATCACGTCCGGTCTGGTAAGTTCGGGAATATAACCGGCTCTGGAGAACCTCCTCGGCAACCTGGGTAACCATCATGAACCGGCGCACGGCAGTTCTGTTGTCCGCGGCAATCGTTGTGGCGGGGGTATTAGGCAGCTTCGCCCACGCCTGGTGGTCCGGCGGGCACGAAACGGTCGCGGAAGCCGCGGCTTCGCGCCTCCCGGACGACGTGCCCGCGTTCTACCGCAACGGCGGCAAGCACCTCGCGCACTTCGCCGTGGACCCGGACCGCTGGAAGAACCGCGAAATGGGGTTCCTGCGGCGCGAAGAAGAAGGCAACCACTTCCTGGACGTGGAGGATCTCGACGACAAGAAGCTCCCCGGCACGCACCGCTACGACGGGCTAAAGATGATCTACACCGAGCTGAAGAAGGAGCCGAACAAGGTCGGGATGCTGCCCTATGCGATCATGGAGTATTACGAGAAGTTGGTGGTCGGGTTCTACGACTATCGCAAAGCCCCGACGAACACCTCGATCCCCATGAAGTGCCTCGTTCACGGCGGCACGCTCGCGCACTACACCGGCGACGCCGCGATGCCGCTGCACACCACCCGCGACTACGACGGCTTGAAGCAGGCCGACGGCACCACGAAGCAAAAGGGCATTCACGCGAAGATCGACGGGTTCCCGGAGAAGAACAAGATCACGCCGGACGAAGTGTGCCGCGGGTTAGAAGCGAAGAAGATCGACGACGTGTGGGCACACGTGAACAAGTTCATCGAGGAGTCGCACACGCACATTCCGAAGTGCTACGCCTTCGACGCCGCCGGCGAATTCGACAAGCCGACCGCCGAGAGCCGCGCGTTCATCCTGGCCCGCGTCCGCGCTGGTGCGCAACTGACGCTCGACCTGTGGTACACCGCGTGGCTGCGGAGCGAAAAACTGCCGAACCACTGGTGAGACGAGGACGAGTCATGAAGCGCTACGCGGTCGTGCTGGAGAACGCCGGGACTAATTGGGGCGCGTATGTACCGGACCTTCCCGGCTGCGTGGCAACCGGCGACACGAAAGAAGAAACCGAGCAGCTAATTCGCGAAGCCATTCAGCTCCACTTGGAGGGAATGATCGAAGACCAACTACCAGTTCCTGAACCGTCCTGCCAAGTTGAATACGTCGAGGTCGAAGGGTAGCTCCCTCAGTCCGTCTTCTCGTCTTTTGCTTCCGGTAACGGTTCCGCACCTGGTGGAGGCGTGCCGTTACCGGCCTTCACGTATTCTGCACGCAGAGCCGCGTACTCTTCGGGTGTGAGTACATCGAGTGTGTCGTCGGGCGTCGCCACACACGATACACAGCCCGCGCCCGGCCCGGTCCCCTGTTTGAAGATCTGCTTCAAAAACGGAATACACCACCCACAGCCCGTCCCCGCCCCACCGCACATCGAAAGCTGGCTCGGCACCTTCGGCGCGTTGTGCCGCACCCAGTTCACGAGCTTCCGACGCGACACGTGGAAGCAATAACAGACTTTATCATCTAAGTTCATTGCGCGGCGTCCGAATAGCTTTGTGTCGAGGCGCTCGTTCGCTCTATTTTATCGCTAGAGAAGGCACCAACCGCACCGAGAAGTGAGTTCTCGTATGGAACGTCCGGTTCTGCTGTGCGGGTTGGGGCGCGTCGGTTGGCGCGTGCTCGATTCACTCCGGGCCGCCGGTCTATCGGTCGTCGTGATCGACATCAAGGTCGACCCCAGTGACCCGCGCTTGGCCGGCGTGACAGCTCTCAAAGGTGACTGTCGGCGTCACGAACTGCTCGAACAGGCCGGTATCAAAGACGCTCGCGGGATCGTCATCGTCACATCGGACGATCTGGTCAACATCTCCACCGCGCTCCTCGCGCGCAAGCTAAACTCGACCACCCGCATCGTGGTCCGCATGTTCAACCAGAACCTGATCGCACGGTTCGGCGGCGCGGTGAAGAACACGGTCGCGCTCAGCGTGTCGGCACTCGTCGCGCCGGTCCTGGCGCTCACCGCAGTAACGGGCGATGCGCTCGGCGCGTTCAAACTCGACGACGGCCCGCGCCAGATTTCCGAACTCGTTGCGACCGAAGATTCCGAACTAATCGGCCAGCGCATTGCGGACCTCGCAGCCACACACGGCTTCACCCCCCTCGCGTTCGTGCCCGCGCACGGCGACCCGCAATTCCTGCTGAACGTCAACGGCAGCGCGACTCTGACCCCGGGCGACCGGCTCATTGTGTGCGGCCCGCCGGCGGCGCTGCAGAAGCTGTTGCAGCGGCTCCGCGGGGACTTGCTCGCCGGAGTAAAGTGGGCGGGCACGGTGCGCCGGTGGGTGCGCACAGCCCGGCGCACGCTCCTCGAAGTCGATCTCTCGGTGAAGATCATCACGCCGGTTCTGTTCATCACGCTGCTAATCAGCACGCTGACGTTCCGGTACGGTATCGGCACCGCGTGGGGCGACGGGCTGTACCAGACAGTCAGCATCATCGCAACCGGTGGTGAATTACACGGCGAGAACAAGCCGGAATGGGCGAAGGTGTTCATCAGCATCTTGAAACTGGCCGGTGCCGCCCTCGTCGCGGGGTTCACCGCGATCCTCACGAACTATCTCATCCGCGCGCGGTTGGGCGGTGCGCTCGAAATGCGCCGGGTGCCAGACGGCGGGCACGTCGTCGTATGCGGGTTGGGGAACGTCGGGTACCGACTCGTGCAAGAACTGATCGCGATGGGCGAGCGCGTCGTAGCCATCGATAAGGAAAACGACGGACCGTTCTTCGAGACCGTTCGGCGCATGGGGGTGCCTGTATTCGTCGGCGACGCGACCGTGCCCGAAATCCTGCGGCAGGCCCGGTCCGATTCCGCGAAGGCCGTGATCGCGGCTACATCGAGCGAACTCGGAAACATCGAGATCGCCCTGCTGGTGCGCGAGATGGGACCGAAGCAACGGGTCGTGGTGCGGCTCAGTGAACCGGAGTTCGCGGAGGCCGTGCGAGAAGCCGCCGAGATCCGGCACGCGATGGCCGTGCCCGCGCTGGCGGCCCCTGCATTCGCGTCCGCACTCTACGGCGACAGTGTGCAAACGCTAGTGTCCGCCGCGGGGCGCACGCTGGTCATCATCGATTTGGTCGTCAACGACGCCGACGACCACCTGAACGGCAAGTCGCTCCGCGCGATCGTTCTCGACTACGCACTGTTACCGGTTGCTCT
This region of Gemmata massiliana genomic DNA includes:
- a CDS encoding putative quinol monooxygenase; translation: MFRALLLTAPLALLVVATPTPAADENPVVALIKSKVKDEKKPFALLVTFKVKAGNEKKFEEAFAPALAATRKEPGCVAYYLNRDPDEPTTYVMYEHFKGIAALEAHMKEKHTGTLLGTVIPMCEGEPKIKVLAVPE
- a CDS encoding glycosyltransferase family 4 protein; the encoded protein is MRELNIAVLDEELPFPLTSGKRIRTFNLLQRLATRHKVTVLCHRNPDRNESLDAEDAFRAAGIATVVVDRAVPSKSGAGFYARLAGNLLSPLPYSVSTHASPELSEAVRAFANENAVDVWHCEWTPYAQVLRDALGPRLDSVPWTVMAHNVESLIWQRYVETADNPAKRWYIRKQLKKFERFERWAYSNATASIAVSREDATLMRTEFGATRTRVVDNGVDVNYFRPQRDIERDPAQMLFMGSLDWRPNQDAAEQLLNEVLPRVRARVPHATAVLVGRRPPEWLRVLAAATPGAELHADVPDVRPFLARCGFLTVPLRIGGGSRLKILEALSAETPVVSTRVGAEGLELTPNRDLFVANSTDELVNLTLDAIQRPDELQDTAERGRRQVLARYSWELLAERLDSVWTAVARNPALAEA
- a CDS encoding DUF4139 domain-containing protein gives rise to the protein MFSAKWLLLGVPVAGAVGLGVGVDQWLSAAGEAKQDLKPSTVLPITRVILFNSGVGYFSRSGEVEGDARVDLTFPESDVNDLLKSMVLEDFGNGRVSAVSYDSREPIARTLSSFAINLNGNPTFAGIIAQLRGERIEVAISATAANQPGKLTGTIVGIEKQKIPAGTQITDAEVLNMWCAEGMRAVKMSDIQSLRFSNPLIESEFRRALEVLALSHDSQKKAVQLHFAGEGKRKVQVGYVIDAPIWKTSYRLLLKDQEKPYLQGWAMVENPTDEDWSTVKMALVSGRPISFKMDLYNPLYINRPTVEPELFASLRPVTYRGNFKSSADGIAFDRPLGEAREAKPDAKPGAKGGFGRGGAAPAGASPALGYADDNMDALKKATVANNPEARYGKDTAAELARRMSTGSVGNAATAGALGDFFQYTIDHPVTLVRQKSALLPIVGKDIEGTRVSIYNAGVQAKHPLLGLRLKNTSGAHLNQGPITVFEGSTYAGDTRVLDVQPNEERLLSYAIDLGTEVDPKAGAGKQKITSIKAVKGIVTTTTKVTEETTYKAVNRSQTDRTLLIEHPNRTSQQFKLVDTDKPAEDTPEVLRFQIALKAGDTKSFTVKEERDDVSTIALTNGAEDQIRYFVSLNEISAGLKNKLNEALKLKGAWDNTARELNHVNGDLQRFTVDQDRIRKNLRETPKESEVYATYLKKLSDQEKEIDALTAKQKGLTADEFNARKKYEDFLANISD
- a CDS encoding N-acetylglucosamine-6-phosphate deacetylase, coding for MAVTVFANATLVLPDRLVPNASVAIDRGRIVEVGGPAKGAIDLGGMYLAPGFVDLHVHGGDGADFMDGTAEAFRAVCRCHARHGTTSLTPTSTVATGPQYDQFLALCGELYGDVPSGARIIGSHFYGPYFARPARGCHPDQEFLVPKPENADRFTKLAERMPLVVTVAPEIENAEWLVRTYAPRGVRFNAGHSHGTFSQVEAAVSWGVRHIDHLFCAMSDRARLRLSQAFPMRGGMLEATLFFDELSTEVIADGKHLSPDLLRLAYKVKGPDRLALVTDSMRAVDQPDGEYWFGAIGSGERVLKKDGVGVTLDGTALASCVMGMDHCLRTMHFSAGVPLPEAVRMASLTPARILGVESEIGSLEVGKRADLVVLDRALNVQQVFVGGERVSGAA
- a CDS encoding SDR family NAD(P)-dependent oxidoreductase; the protein is MARRNLNGLRVLVTGASQGIGRALVLEAAKRGCKVLAAARSQPLLDELAAEARKANGVVQTVVADVTKPEDRAAMVAAATQHFGGMDVLINNAGIGATGHFMDSEPEVLRQIFETNFFGLTETTRALLPLLKQGTTPAIVNISSVVGKRALPARSLYSASKFAVMGFSEAIRAELAKDKIDVIVVSPGLTQTNFSKNMLEQKAKMQLDHLRGMTSEEVAVATLKAVERGSLDVTLTLKGKMLVLVNRFAPWIVDFFSKKKVRELFADEIAERKKKQLEAAAAK
- a CDS encoding phospholipase C/P1 nuclease family protein — translated: MNRRTAVLLSAAIVVAGVLGSFAHAWWSGGHETVAEAAASRLPDDVPAFYRNGGKHLAHFAVDPDRWKNREMGFLRREEEGNHFLDVEDLDDKKLPGTHRYDGLKMIYTELKKEPNKVGMLPYAIMEYYEKLVVGFYDYRKAPTNTSIPMKCLVHGGTLAHYTGDAAMPLHTTRDYDGLKQADGTTKQKGIHAKIDGFPEKNKITPDEVCRGLEAKKIDDVWAHVNKFIEESHTHIPKCYAFDAAGEFDKPTAESRAFILARVRAGAQLTLDLWYTAWLRSEKLPNHW
- a CDS encoding type II toxin-antitoxin system HicB family antitoxin, with the protein product MKRYAVVLENAGTNWGAYVPDLPGCVATGDTKEETEQLIREAIQLHLEGMIEDQLPVPEPSCQVEYVEVEG
- a CDS encoding (2Fe-2S)-binding protein, coding for MNLDDKVCYCFHVSRRKLVNWVRHNAPKVPSQLSMCGGAGTGCGWCIPFLKQIFKQGTGPGAGCVSCVATPDDTLDVLTPEEYAALRAEYVKAGNGTPPPGAEPLPEAKDEKTD
- a CDS encoding potassium channel family protein — protein: MERPVLLCGLGRVGWRVLDSLRAAGLSVVVIDIKVDPSDPRLAGVTALKGDCRRHELLEQAGIKDARGIVIVTSDDLVNISTALLARKLNSTTRIVVRMFNQNLIARFGGAVKNTVALSVSALVAPVLALTAVTGDALGAFKLDDGPRQISELVATEDSELIGQRIADLAATHGFTPLAFVPAHGDPQFLLNVNGSATLTPGDRLIVCGPPAALQKLLQRLRGDLLAGVKWAGTVRRWVRTARRTLLEVDLSVKIITPVLFITLLISTLTFRYGIGTAWGDGLYQTVSIIATGGELHGENKPEWAKVFISILKLAGAALVAGFTAILTNYLIRARLGGALEMRRVPDGGHVVVCGLGNVGYRLVQELIAMGERVVAIDKENDGPFFETVRRMGVPVFVGDATVPEILRQARSDSAKAVIAATSSELGNIEIALLVREMGPKQRVVVRLSEPEFAEAVREAAEIRHAMAVPALAAPAFASALYGDSVQTLVSAAGRTLVIIDLVVNDADDHLNGKSLRAIVLDYALLPVALSGRDLNDVRGYRLKVGDKLTIVAELPDYERLLRLQRPAAVSRVIVDTFPATATGVLATHVRLQRGCAVEEASAIMSQLPFVLNEGLTRGEAQELTEQLEREKVVTRIE